The following are encoded in a window of Pseudomonas multiresinivorans genomic DNA:
- a CDS encoding cobalamin biosynthesis protein: MTLVAGLGCRRGCTLDELRALLAQTLAEAGLDESNLTALASATLKADEEGLTALAAALDLPLALFTPQQLAACEPRLDRPSETVRTAIGAASVAEAAALLQAEAQAGAPARLLVGKRRSDQATCALAFIPVESEQEQP, from the coding sequence ATGACGCTGGTTGCCGGCCTCGGTTGCCGCCGCGGCTGCACGCTCGATGAACTGCGCGCCTTGCTGGCGCAGACGCTGGCCGAGGCCGGCCTCGATGAGTCGAACCTTACCGCGCTGGCTAGCGCCACGTTGAAGGCCGACGAGGAAGGACTGACAGCACTGGCTGCCGCCCTCGACCTGCCGCTGGCGCTGTTCACGCCGCAACAACTGGCCGCGTGCGAACCGCGCCTGGACCGGCCATCCGAAACGGTCCGCACGGCCATCGGCGCTGCCAGTGTGGCCGAAGCCGCGGCACTGCTGCAGGCCGAAGCCCAGGCCGGTGCGCCGGCGCGACTGTTGGTGGGCAAACGCCGCAGCGACCAGGCCACCTGCGCGCTGGCCTTCATCCCCGTTGAATCCGAACAGGAGCAGCCATGA
- the ccoG gene encoding cytochrome c oxidase accessory protein CcoG — MSERIPAKVIEIDAPQRFTPPPKPLSAVTPTVYTKRFAGRFRDLRRLGGALLFLLFFGTLWLQWNGRQAVLWDLPERKFYIFGATFWPQDFILLSAILIIAAFGLFFITVFAGRVWCGYTCPQSVWTWIFMWAEQVTEGDRNQRMKLDKGPASAEKVLRKSAKHGLWLLISLATAVTFIGYFTPVRPLVADLLTFRLDLESTFWVAFFAAATYANAGWLREQVCIHMCPYSRFQSVMFDKDTLIISYDAARGESRGARKKDADPKALGLGDCIDCHQCVQVCPTGIDIRDGLQIACIGCAACIDACDSVMDKMGYDRGLVRYTSERALEGGKTHLLRPRLIGYAAVLLVMIGAFIWALEARPLINLDVARDRGLFRENAAGEIENIYNLKLINKTQQPQHYQLSLADGTGYRLQGVPELMLQPGEIRDFAVSVASEAQSSAGGSLPLHFRVSDGNEAIDAASTFVSPRR; from the coding sequence ATGAGCGAAAGAATCCCCGCGAAGGTCATCGAGATCGACGCACCGCAACGCTTCACCCCGCCGCCGAAACCGCTGTCGGCGGTCACCCCGACGGTCTACACCAAGCGCTTCGCCGGACGCTTCCGCGACCTCCGCCGTCTCGGCGGTGCGCTGCTGTTCCTGCTGTTCTTCGGTACCCTCTGGCTGCAGTGGAACGGCCGCCAGGCGGTGCTCTGGGACCTGCCCGAGCGCAAGTTCTACATCTTCGGCGCAACCTTCTGGCCGCAGGACTTCATCCTGCTCTCGGCGATCCTGATCATCGCTGCCTTCGGGCTGTTCTTCATCACGGTGTTCGCCGGCCGCGTGTGGTGCGGCTACACCTGCCCGCAGAGCGTATGGACGTGGATCTTCATGTGGGCCGAGCAGGTCACCGAGGGCGACCGCAACCAGCGCATGAAACTGGACAAGGGCCCGGCCAGCGCCGAGAAAGTCCTGCGCAAGAGCGCCAAGCACGGCCTGTGGCTGCTGATCAGCCTGGCCACGGCGGTCACCTTCATCGGCTACTTCACGCCGGTGCGTCCACTGGTGGCGGACCTGCTCACCTTCAGGCTCGACCTGGAAAGCACCTTCTGGGTCGCCTTCTTCGCCGCTGCCACCTACGCCAACGCCGGCTGGCTGCGCGAGCAGGTGTGCATTCACATGTGCCCATACTCGCGCTTCCAGAGCGTGATGTTCGACAAGGACACCCTGATCATTTCCTACGACGCAGCGCGCGGCGAGTCCCGTGGCGCACGGAAGAAGGACGCCGATCCCAAGGCCCTCGGCCTGGGCGACTGCATCGACTGCCACCAGTGCGTACAGGTCTGCCCCACTGGCATCGACATCCGCGACGGCCTGCAGATCGCCTGCATCGGCTGCGCCGCCTGCATCGACGCCTGCGATTCGGTGATGGACAAGATGGGCTACGACCGCGGCCTGGTGCGCTACACCTCCGAGCGCGCGCTCGAAGGCGGCAAGACCCACCTGCTGCGCCCACGCCTGATTGGCTACGCGGCGGTGCTGCTGGTGATGATCGGCGCGTTCATCTGGGCGCTGGAAGCGCGGCCGCTGATCAACCTCGACGTCGCCCGCGACCGTGGCCTGTTCCGCGAGAACGCCGCCGGCGAAATCGAGAACATCTACAACCTCAAGCTGATCAACAAGACCCAGCAGCCGCAGCACTATCAGCTGAGCCTCGCCGATGGCACCGGCTACCGCCTGCAGGGCGTGCCGGAGCTGATGCTGCAGCCGGGCGAGATCCGCGACTTCGCCGTCTCGGTCGCCAGCGAAGCGCAGAGCAGTGCCGGTGGTTCGCTGCCGCTGCACTTCAGGGTCAGCGACGGCAATGAAGCCATCGACGCCGCCAGCACCTTCGTCTCGCCGAGGCGCTGA
- a CDS encoding CbtA family protein codes for MIKRIAQTAGFAGLIAALVLTVVQLLWVSPLILKAETYEKAEPAAALVEENHEHAHDHAAGAVAAHEHDAEAWEPEDGWQRILSTTGGNLVVAVGFALMLAGLFTLREPGKTSEGLLWGLAGFAVFTLAPSLGLPPEVPGTAAADLTLRQTWWIGTAAATAGGLALLVFGRNWALRGIGVALLVVPHVIGAPQPEVHSSLAPESIAHEFIVASLITNAVFWAALGLVAAWLFRRFAPSA; via the coding sequence ATGATCAAACGTATCGCCCAGACCGCCGGTTTCGCCGGTCTGATCGCGGCGCTGGTGCTGACTGTGGTCCAACTGCTGTGGGTGTCCCCGCTGATCCTCAAGGCGGAAACCTACGAGAAAGCCGAACCGGCTGCCGCGCTGGTCGAAGAAAACCACGAGCACGCCCATGACCACGCTGCAGGCGCAGTGGCCGCCCACGAGCACGACGCGGAAGCCTGGGAGCCGGAAGACGGCTGGCAGCGCATCCTCTCTACCACTGGCGGCAACCTGGTGGTCGCGGTGGGCTTCGCCCTGATGCTGGCTGGCCTGTTCACCCTGCGCGAGCCGGGCAAGACCTCCGAAGGCCTGCTCTGGGGCCTGGCCGGTTTCGCCGTGTTCACCCTGGCGCCGTCCCTTGGCCTGCCGCCGGAGGTGCCCGGCACCGCCGCCGCCGACCTGACCCTGCGCCAGACCTGGTGGATCGGCACCGCCGCTGCCACCGCTGGCGGCCTTGCGCTGCTGGTGTTCGGCCGCAATTGGGCGCTGCGTGGCATCGGTGTCGCCCTGCTGGTGGTGCCGCATGTGATCGGCGCGCCGCAGCCGGAAGTGCATTCCAGCCTCGCGCCGGAAAGCATCGCCCACGAGTTCATCGTCGCCTCGCTGATCACCAACGCGGTGTTCTGGGCGGCCCTGGGCCTGGTGGCTGCCTGGTTGTTCCGCCGTTTCGCGCCGTCGGCCTGA
- the mapR gene encoding GntR family transcriptional regulator MpaR (MapR regulates genes involved in Pseudomonas quinolone signal (PQS) production and anthranilate metabolism) has protein sequence MKRYEKFADEIAGLIRSGVLAPGQKVPSVRHASRTYGVSASTVFQAYYLLEDRGLIVARARSGYFVREHVQRALAEPEIARHDAQTTEVDVSELVFSVLSSIKDPDTVPFGSAFPAPELFPLPRLARSMAHAVRDMDPRSVVADLAPGSHALRRQIALRYMVGGMPLPVEELVVTNGALEALNLCLQVVTQPGDLVAIEAPAFYASLQVLERLKLKAVEIPVHPREGIDLDVLADSLARLPIKACWFMSNFQNPLGASMSEEKKRALAALLTRHQVPLIEDDVYAELYFAAQAPKPVKAFDTEGLFMHCSSFSKSLAPGYRVGWVAGGRYAEQIERLKLMTSLSASVPAQAAIADYLQHGGYDRHLRKLRHALESQQHAMLAAVARHFPAATRVTRPSGGYFLWLELPEQIDALKLFQLAHAQGISLAPGPIFSATRRFGHCLRLNYGHPWTTASEQAMETLGRIIHSLQG, from the coding sequence ATGAAGCGCTACGAGAAATTCGCCGACGAGATCGCCGGCCTGATCCGCAGCGGCGTACTCGCCCCCGGCCAGAAAGTCCCCTCGGTGCGGCACGCCAGCCGCACCTACGGGGTCAGTGCTTCGACGGTGTTCCAGGCTTACTACCTGCTGGAAGACCGCGGCCTGATCGTCGCCCGCGCGCGCTCCGGCTACTTCGTCCGCGAGCACGTGCAGCGTGCTCTGGCCGAACCGGAAATCGCCCGCCACGACGCGCAGACCACCGAGGTGGACGTCAGCGAACTGGTGTTCTCGGTGCTCAGCTCGATCAAGGACCCGGACACCGTGCCCTTCGGCTCGGCCTTCCCGGCGCCGGAGTTGTTCCCCCTGCCGCGCTTGGCACGTTCCATGGCACACGCCGTGCGCGACATGGACCCGCGTTCGGTGGTGGCTGACCTCGCACCCGGCAGCCACGCCCTGCGCCGGCAGATCGCCCTGCGCTACATGGTCGGCGGCATGCCGCTGCCGGTGGAGGAACTGGTGGTCACCAACGGCGCGCTGGAAGCGCTGAACCTGTGCCTGCAGGTGGTGACCCAACCCGGCGACCTCGTGGCCATCGAAGCCCCGGCGTTCTACGCCAGCCTGCAGGTGCTGGAACGGCTGAAACTGAAAGCAGTTGAGATCCCCGTGCATCCGCGCGAAGGGATCGACCTCGACGTACTCGCCGACAGCCTGGCGCGCCTGCCGATCAAGGCCTGCTGGTTCATGAGCAACTTCCAGAACCCGCTGGGCGCCAGCATGAGCGAGGAGAAGAAGCGCGCCCTCGCTGCCTTGCTGACCCGGCACCAGGTGCCGTTGATCGAGGACGACGTCTACGCCGAGCTGTACTTCGCCGCCCAGGCGCCCAAGCCGGTGAAGGCCTTCGACACCGAGGGCCTGTTCATGCATTGCAGCTCCTTCTCCAAGAGCCTGGCGCCCGGTTACCGCGTGGGCTGGGTGGCCGGCGGGCGCTACGCCGAGCAGATCGAGCGGCTCAAGCTGATGACCAGCCTGTCGGCGTCGGTGCCGGCCCAGGCGGCCATCGCCGACTACCTGCAACACGGCGGCTACGACCGCCACCTGCGGAAGCTGCGCCATGCGCTGGAAAGCCAGCAGCACGCGATGCTCGCCGCCGTGGCCCGGCACTTCCCTGCCGCCACCCGCGTCACGCGCCCCAGCGGCGGCTACTTCCTCTGGCTGGAACTGCCCGAGCAGATCGACGCGCTCAAGCTGTTCCAGCTCGCCCACGCCCAGGGCATCAGCCTCGCACCCGGGCCGATCTTCTCGGCGACGCGGCGCTTCGGCCACTGCCTGCGCCTGAACTATGGCCACCCGTGGACGACGGCCAGCGAACAGGCCATGGAAACCCTCGGACGGATCATCCACTCGCTGCAGGGCTGA
- a CDS encoding hybrid sensor histidine kinase/response regulator, producing MNLWQRDLSHSPYAERVRAEQFDVLRRNSPFSIIAAYLVAGLTTWVLNGALPLESLLAWFAAQTLLGGARLWLLRRYDQLRASGAGPRRSWLAQVMITTGLSGLLWGLPAAYWMTVLPPSMQMYVVVVLLGLGTGVMNAYSIVLPLFYLFIVPAFTLPFAALLVLLPDALSKTLGAAALVYAFTIFAFAYRFHATLVDSLLLRFENSELLRKLSIEKEAAERSDQAKTRFLASASHDLRQPTYALGLYLGALKKQPLNEASENLVDHISRALAAQGSLFDALLNISRLDAGIVQPSLQAFSLAELLERIQQECSVQAADKGLNLRVRPGAPFVKSDPALFERILRNLVENAIRYTDHGGVLIGWRRRGRQVRVEVWDSGPGIPEREQQKVFWEFHQLNNPERDRSKGLGLGLAIVQRTARLLDHPLALHSREGHGSAFMISLPRATAVQPRKAEILPPRTVPGSDKLIYVIEDDAENREGLRLLFQSWEYRHVIVADVADLLADPTAAAQKPDLIISDYRLRDHQTGIDAIASLHGHYEDDWIAAVLVTGDTDPHLLAQASAHGWPLLHKPLAAEQLKAMIDEQFSELEPLDD from the coding sequence ATGAATCTCTGGCAGCGCGACCTCAGCCATTCCCCCTATGCCGAACGGGTCCGCGCGGAACAGTTCGACGTGCTGCGGCGCAACTCGCCCTTCTCCATCATTGCCGCCTACCTGGTCGCCGGCCTCACCACCTGGGTGCTCAACGGCGCGCTGCCGCTGGAGTCGCTGCTGGCCTGGTTCGCCGCGCAGACCCTGCTGGGCGGCGCCCGCCTGTGGCTGCTACGGCGCTACGACCAACTGCGCGCGAGCGGCGCCGGCCCCCGGCGCAGCTGGCTGGCCCAGGTGATGATCACCACCGGCCTCTCGGGCCTGCTCTGGGGCCTGCCCGCCGCGTACTGGATGACCGTGCTGCCGCCCTCGATGCAGATGTACGTGGTGGTCGTCCTGCTGGGCCTGGGCACCGGCGTGATGAATGCCTACAGCATCGTCCTGCCGCTGTTCTACCTGTTCATCGTGCCGGCCTTCACCCTGCCTTTCGCCGCCCTGCTGGTGCTGCTGCCGGACGCCCTGAGCAAGACGCTCGGCGCGGCAGCGCTGGTCTACGCCTTCACCATCTTTGCCTTCGCCTACCGCTTCCACGCCACCCTCGTGGATTCGCTGCTGCTGCGCTTCGAGAACAGCGAGCTGCTGCGCAAGCTCAGCATCGAGAAAGAGGCCGCCGAACGCAGCGACCAGGCCAAGACCCGCTTCCTCGCCAGCGCCAGCCACGACCTGCGCCAGCCGACCTACGCGCTGGGCCTGTACCTGGGCGCACTGAAGAAACAGCCGCTGAACGAGGCCAGCGAAAACCTCGTCGACCACATCTCCCGCGCACTCGCCGCGCAGGGCTCGCTGTTCGACGCGCTGCTGAACATCTCGCGCCTGGACGCCGGCATCGTCCAGCCCAGCCTGCAGGCCTTCTCCCTCGCCGAACTGCTCGAACGCATCCAGCAGGAATGCAGCGTGCAAGCCGCGGACAAGGGCCTGAACCTGCGCGTACGCCCCGGCGCACCGTTCGTGAAGTCGGACCCGGCGCTGTTCGAACGCATCCTGCGCAACCTGGTGGAGAACGCCATCCGCTACACCGACCACGGCGGCGTGCTGATCGGCTGGCGCCGCCGTGGCCGCCAGGTGCGCGTGGAAGTCTGGGACAGCGGCCCGGGGATTCCCGAGCGCGAGCAGCAGAAGGTGTTCTGGGAATTCCACCAGCTCAACAACCCCGAACGTGACCGCAGCAAGGGTCTTGGCCTGGGGCTGGCCATCGTCCAGCGCACCGCCAGGTTGCTCGACCATCCGCTGGCGCTGCACTCGCGCGAAGGCCACGGCAGCGCTTTCATGATCAGCCTGCCGCGCGCCACCGCCGTGCAGCCGCGCAAAGCGGAAATCCTGCCGCCGCGCACGGTGCCGGGCAGCGACAAACTGATCTACGTGATCGAGGACGATGCGGAGAACCGCGAAGGCCTGCGCCTGCTGTTCCAGAGCTGGGAATACCGGCATGTCATCGTCGCCGATGTCGCCGACCTGCTGGCCGACCCGACTGCTGCCGCGCAGAAGCCGGACCTGATCATCAGCGACTATCGCCTGCGCGACCACCAGACCGGCATCGACGCCATTGCCAGCCTGCACGGGCACTACGAAGACGACTGGATCGCCGCCGTGCTGGTCACCGGCGACACCGACCCGCATCTGCTCGCCCAGGCTTCGGCCCATGGCTGGCCGCTGCTGCACAAGCCGCTGGCAGCGGAGCAGTTGAAGGCGATGATCGATGAGCAGTTCAGTGAACTGGAGCCGCTGGACGACTGA
- a CDS encoding CbtB domain-containing protein: MSSSTLTHASSTSIPLSKRISLAVGASLLGALLVYFAGFSHIDAVHNAAHDTRHSAGFPCH; the protein is encoded by the coding sequence ATGTCCAGCAGCACCCTGACGCACGCGTCGAGCACTTCCATCCCCCTTTCCAAGCGCATCAGCCTGGCCGTCGGCGCCAGCCTGCTCGGTGCGCTGCTGGTGTATTTCGCCGGCTTCTCGCACATCGATGCGGTGCACAACGCCGCCCACGATACTCGTCACAGTGCGGGCTTCCCCTGCCACTAA
- the cobW gene encoding cobalamin biosynthesis protein CobW, with the protein MKTLAKLPVTIVTGFLGAGKTTLLRHMLDNAEGRRIAVIVNEFGELGIDGEILKQCSIGCSEEEAVGRVFELANGCLCCTVQEEFFPVMRELVARRGDLDQILIETSGLALPKPLVQAFQWPEIRNACTVDAVITVVDSPAVAAGTFAAHPEQVDEQRKQDPNLDHESPLHELFEDQLASADLVVLNKADLLDADALARVRAEVAEELPPAVKIVEANSGQLPLSVLLGLNAEAELHIDSRPTHHDHEGHEDHDHDEFDSFHVDLPEVEERALLDALNALVERHAVLRIKGFVAIPGKPMRLLVQGVGKRFDKHFDRAWRSDETRSTRLVVIGQELDQATIANELRTALA; encoded by the coding sequence ATGAAGACCCTGGCCAAACTCCCTGTCACCATCGTCACCGGCTTCCTTGGCGCCGGGAAGACCACCCTGCTCCGCCACATGCTGGATAACGCCGAAGGTCGCCGCATCGCGGTGATCGTCAACGAGTTCGGCGAGCTGGGCATCGACGGCGAAATCCTCAAGCAGTGCTCCATCGGTTGCAGTGAAGAAGAAGCGGTCGGCCGCGTCTTCGAACTGGCCAACGGTTGCCTGTGCTGCACTGTGCAGGAAGAATTCTTCCCGGTGATGCGCGAGCTGGTGGCACGCCGTGGCGACCTCGACCAGATCCTCATCGAGACCTCCGGCCTGGCCCTGCCCAAGCCGCTGGTGCAGGCCTTCCAGTGGCCGGAAATCCGCAACGCCTGCACCGTTGACGCGGTGATCACCGTGGTCGACAGCCCGGCAGTGGCCGCCGGCACCTTCGCCGCCCATCCCGAGCAGGTGGACGAGCAGCGCAAGCAGGACCCGAACCTGGACCACGAATCGCCGCTGCACGAACTCTTCGAAGACCAGCTGGCCAGCGCCGACCTGGTGGTGCTGAACAAGGCCGACCTGCTGGACGCCGACGCGCTCGCCCGTGTCCGAGCCGAAGTCGCCGAGGAGCTGCCGCCAGCGGTGAAGATCGTAGAAGCCAACTCCGGCCAGCTGCCGCTCTCCGTGCTGCTGGGGCTGAATGCCGAGGCCGAGCTGCACATCGACAGCCGCCCCACGCACCACGACCACGAAGGCCATGAAGACCACGACCACGACGAGTTCGACTCCTTCCACGTCGACCTGCCGGAAGTGGAAGAGCGCGCCCTGCTCGACGCGCTGAACGCGCTGGTCGAGCGCCACGCCGTGCTGCGCATCAAGGGCTTCGTCGCCATTCCCGGCAAGCCCATGCGCCTGCTGGTGCAGGGCGTCGGCAAGCGCTTCGACAAGCACTTCGACCGCGCCTGGCGCAGCGATGAAACCCGTAGCACCCGCCTGGTGGTGATCGGCCAGGAGCTGGACCAGGCCACCATCGCCAACGAGCTGCGTACCGCCCTGGCGTAA
- the cobM gene encoding precorrin-4 C(11)-methyltransferase, with protein MTVHFIGAGPGDPELITVKGQRLIRSCPVILYAGSLVPPAVLEGHSAERVVNTAELNLDEIVALLAQAHGEGKDVARVHSGDPSLYGAIGEQIRHLRELGIPYEIVPGVTATSACAAILGCELTLPDISQTLILTRYAHKTRMPEGESLAELAQHRATLAIHLGVGQLPNIVAELLPHYGADCPIAVIHRASWPDQDQVTGTLGDILAKAAAKDFKRTALILVGKVLGAEGFADSSLYSAGHAHLYRP; from the coding sequence ATGACGGTCCACTTCATCGGCGCCGGCCCCGGCGACCCCGAACTCATCACGGTCAAGGGCCAGCGGCTGATCCGTTCCTGCCCGGTGATCCTCTACGCCGGCTCGCTGGTACCGCCAGCGGTGCTGGAGGGTCATAGCGCCGAGCGCGTGGTGAATACCGCCGAGCTGAACCTGGACGAGATCGTCGCGCTGCTGGCGCAGGCCCACGGCGAAGGCAAGGACGTTGCCCGCGTGCACTCCGGCGACCCGTCGCTGTACGGCGCCATCGGCGAGCAGATTCGCCACCTGCGTGAGCTGGGTATTCCCTACGAGATCGTTCCCGGCGTCACGGCCACTTCTGCCTGTGCGGCGATACTCGGCTGCGAGCTGACCCTGCCGGACATCTCGCAGACGCTGATCCTCACCCGTTACGCCCACAAGACACGCATGCCCGAAGGCGAGTCCCTTGCCGAGCTGGCGCAGCACCGCGCGACCCTGGCGATTCATCTCGGCGTGGGGCAGTTGCCGAACATCGTCGCCGAACTGCTGCCGCACTACGGCGCCGATTGCCCCATCGCAGTGATTCACCGGGCGAGCTGGCCGGACCAGGACCAGGTCACCGGTACGCTGGGCGATATTCTGGCAAAGGCCGCGGCAAAGGATTTCAAGCGCACGGCGCTGATCCTGGTGGGCAAGGTGCTGGGGGCGGAAGGCTTCGCCGATTCATCGCTTTACAGCGCGGGGCATGCGCACCTGTATCGGCCGTGA